From a single Alloactinosynnema sp. L-07 genomic region:
- a CDS encoding zinc-binding dehydrogenase yields the protein MSSYSGQGGIAGAAVAMAAGIGATVVVTSSSREKIERSRELGARRCALFRARDGLRRPRCSRPEAEVFDVVLDSVGTWRESIEVLNRGGRLVVLGVSRVHRAASILGPYSLGTSVCSARGWAVSRISQAS from the coding sequence GTGTCCTCGTACTCCGGGCAGGGGGGCATCGCAGGTGCGGCCGTCGCGATGGCCGCGGGAATTGGGGCAACGGTGGTCGTAACATCGTCATCACGAGAAAAGATTGAGCGCTCGCGTGAACTGGGCGCACGACGGTGTGCTCTATTCCGGGCCCGGGATGGGTTGCGGAGGCCAAGGTGCTCTCGCCCGGAGGCAGAGGTTTTCGATGTCGTCTTGGACTCCGTGGGGACATGGCGTGAGTCGATAGAGGTACTGAACCGAGGCGGGCGTCTGGTAGTACTCGGCGTATCACGCGTCCATCGAGCAGCATCGATATTGGGCCCTTATTCCTTGGGAACTTCAGTCTGCTCGGCACGAGGCTGGGCGGTATCGCGGATTTCGCAGGCCTCTTGA
- a CDS encoding AAA family ATPase — protein sequence MATADQVKALVKSHAEGDDTRFYSVALQVAAGAARSGQNKFAQDLRDLVDTLRERTSGRPSRHGRPVPVAQPKGELAQLLTVVYPQARLADLSLDDDVRVRLGRVLLEQRQGDRLRSHGFHPLRRLLLIGPPGTGKTMSAHVLAGELRLPLFVIRLDGLITKFMGETAAKLRLVFDALSETRGIYLFDEVDALAGERGASNDVGEIRRVLNSFLQFLELDTSESLVIAATNHPQLLDRAMFRRFDMVIDYPLPSSEVVRHVIQNRLAAVPTGRLAWAKIDEAAVGLSHGEVATAAELAAKDAILSGDGQVTTTALCTSLRDRRAHHPG from the coding sequence TTGGCGACAGCTGATCAAGTGAAGGCCCTGGTCAAGAGTCATGCCGAGGGTGATGACACCCGGTTCTACTCGGTTGCATTGCAGGTCGCGGCTGGCGCTGCTCGTAGCGGTCAGAACAAGTTCGCCCAGGATCTCCGCGACCTGGTCGATACGCTTCGTGAGCGCACGAGTGGCCGTCCGTCCAGGCATGGGCGTCCCGTTCCGGTGGCGCAGCCGAAGGGTGAGCTCGCCCAGCTTCTCACGGTGGTCTACCCGCAGGCGCGGCTGGCTGATCTGTCGCTGGACGACGATGTGCGGGTGCGGCTGGGGCGGGTGTTGCTGGAGCAGCGTCAAGGCGATCGTCTGCGCTCCCACGGGTTTCATCCGCTGCGGCGCCTGCTGCTGATTGGGCCTCCCGGCACAGGCAAGACGATGTCGGCTCACGTTCTGGCCGGGGAGTTGCGGCTGCCGCTGTTCGTAATCCGCCTTGACGGTTTGATCACCAAATTCATGGGTGAGACCGCCGCTAAACTGAGGCTGGTTTTCGACGCGCTGTCAGAAACCCGAGGCATCTACCTTTTCGATGAGGTGGACGCACTGGCGGGGGAGCGGGGCGCGTCCAACGATGTCGGCGAGATCAGGCGGGTGTTGAACTCGTTTCTCCAGTTCCTGGAGCTCGACACCTCGGAGAGCCTGGTCATCGCGGCGACCAACCATCCTCAACTGCTGGACCGGGCGATGTTCAGACGCTTCGACATGGTCATCGACTACCCGCTGCCCAGCTCAGAGGTGGTACGCCACGTCATCCAGAACCGGTTGGCCGCCGTCCCGACAGGGCGGCTGGCCTGGGCAAAGATCGACGAGGCCGCGGTGGGATTGAGCCACGGCGAGGTCGCGACAGCGGCCGAACTGGCGGCCAAGGACGCGATCCTGTCCGGCGACGGCCAGGTGACAACCACGGCGTTGTGCACATCGTTGCGCGACCGACGCGCACATCATCCCGGCTGA
- a CDS encoding S8 family peptidase → MRERDKPHLIIPTPASARAYQPPKRKIDTPDLPAPADRGAHGTQLKADLEDTAAAALERRQEQSITVVGTIEGFYASFDSFPGIELALESLDPRAGTVHPELRAVQEVHLGDGQVVERATVFIPEGKINYFVDRVTRYLETVEESKPRSSNMIDRIQTIRLASIQAMWTDHVDEFPPDGATVWWEVWLRNRDGGEAARLRSFAEVAGLRVGRQVLGFGDRTIMLLQASTEQLASAVDVLDDLAELRRPHDPTQFLAAAEAIDQADWVADLARRVEPAEADAPAVCIVDTGVYRDHPLFDGSLDPDDCHAAESGWPVHDHDGHGTQMAGLALYGDLGSAMAQHAPIRLRHRLESVKLLPPPPRQNPEHLYGAITAAGVSRAEIQAPERPRVFSIAVTAPIDPDLNTAQPTTAHGQPSSWSATLDALAAGRAVTTDDDGLVYLGDAEDTARRLFVVCAGNVREWVDDHLARSDLEPVEDPAQAWNVLTIGAYTEIDTMTEAPSDFNGWTPLASRGQLSPFSRTGVSFGRNWPVKPDVVMEGGNVARSPDGTDFDTPDNLQLLTTDAPLNGPRLLTTTGATSAATAQAAGLAASVMAEYPELWPETVRALIVHSAEWTPAMRAEFPADGGKRSRANRARRYGMGVPNLGRATRSATDALTLIVQDVIHPFADGAMREIHFHRLPWPTDILTELGAAQVRLRVTLSYFIEPNPGRRGWKRRYSYASHGVRFDLRRPTESSVEFQKRVNQKAREAGEPRSTSTSDSDKWFFGAEHRSAPGSLHADVWTGNAADLAQRSELAVFPVTGWWKENPGRDNSDNGARYALVVSIETPEQDVDIWTPVAQQIQVLTTVAVTT, encoded by the coding sequence ATGCGCGAACGCGACAAGCCGCATTTGATCATCCCCACTCCGGCCTCCGCGCGCGCATACCAACCGCCCAAGCGGAAAATCGACACCCCGGATCTGCCTGCCCCAGCGGATCGTGGCGCGCACGGCACCCAGCTGAAGGCCGACCTCGAAGACACCGCGGCCGCCGCCCTGGAACGTCGCCAGGAGCAGTCGATAACGGTCGTGGGAACCATCGAAGGGTTCTACGCGTCTTTCGACAGCTTCCCGGGCATCGAGCTGGCCTTGGAGAGCCTGGACCCCCGCGCAGGGACTGTGCATCCGGAGTTGAGGGCGGTTCAGGAGGTTCACCTCGGCGATGGACAGGTGGTTGAGCGTGCCACCGTCTTCATTCCCGAGGGGAAGATCAACTACTTCGTCGACCGTGTCACCAGGTACCTGGAGACTGTGGAAGAGAGCAAACCGCGGTCAAGCAACATGATCGACCGGATCCAGACAATCCGCCTGGCTTCGATCCAGGCGATGTGGACCGACCACGTGGACGAGTTTCCTCCTGACGGGGCGACTGTCTGGTGGGAGGTGTGGCTTCGCAACCGCGACGGGGGTGAAGCCGCGCGGCTGCGTAGCTTCGCCGAGGTCGCCGGACTGCGGGTAGGACGGCAGGTCCTGGGATTCGGCGACCGCACGATCATGCTTCTGCAGGCCAGTACGGAACAGCTCGCGTCCGCTGTCGACGTGCTCGACGACCTCGCCGAGCTTCGACGCCCGCACGACCCGACACAGTTCCTCGCGGCGGCCGAGGCGATCGACCAAGCCGACTGGGTCGCCGACCTTGCCCGGCGAGTGGAACCGGCCGAGGCCGACGCACCGGCCGTGTGCATCGTGGACACCGGGGTGTACCGAGACCACCCTCTCTTCGACGGGTCGCTCGACCCCGACGACTGCCACGCCGCCGAGTCGGGGTGGCCGGTGCACGATCATGACGGACACGGCACGCAGATGGCGGGCCTTGCACTGTATGGCGATCTCGGCAGCGCGATGGCCCAGCATGCCCCGATCCGCCTGAGGCATCGACTGGAGTCGGTCAAACTCCTACCTCCACCTCCCCGACAGAACCCCGAACACCTCTACGGGGCGATCACCGCCGCCGGGGTCAGCAGGGCCGAGATCCAGGCGCCGGAGCGGCCCCGTGTCTTCTCCATCGCGGTGACCGCACCGATCGACCCCGACCTGAACACCGCTCAGCCGACCACGGCGCACGGCCAGCCGTCGTCGTGGTCTGCCACGTTGGATGCGCTCGCCGCTGGCCGCGCGGTGACCACTGATGACGATGGGCTGGTCTACCTCGGCGACGCCGAGGACACCGCGCGCCGACTCTTCGTCGTGTGCGCGGGCAATGTACGGGAGTGGGTCGACGACCACCTGGCCCGCAGCGACCTCGAACCGGTCGAGGATCCCGCGCAAGCATGGAACGTCCTGACTATCGGCGCCTACACCGAGATCGACACCATGACCGAGGCGCCGAGCGACTTCAACGGGTGGACCCCACTGGCCTCGCGTGGCCAGCTGTCACCCTTCAGCCGCACCGGGGTGTCGTTCGGAAGGAATTGGCCGGTCAAACCGGATGTGGTGATGGAGGGCGGCAACGTCGCCCGCTCACCCGACGGCACCGACTTCGACACCCCGGACAACCTGCAGCTACTGACCACCGACGCACCGCTCAACGGGCCCCGGCTCCTGACCACCACGGGGGCGACGAGCGCGGCCACCGCGCAGGCTGCGGGATTGGCGGCCTCGGTCATGGCCGAGTATCCAGAGCTGTGGCCGGAGACGGTTCGCGCCCTGATCGTGCACTCCGCGGAATGGACGCCAGCCATGCGCGCCGAGTTCCCCGCCGACGGGGGCAAGCGGTCCCGTGCGAACCGGGCGCGCCGCTACGGAATGGGTGTGCCGAACCTGGGTCGCGCGACACGAAGCGCCACCGACGCGCTCACCCTCATCGTCCAGGACGTGATCCACCCGTTCGCGGACGGGGCGATGCGGGAGATCCACTTCCACCGACTGCCATGGCCGACCGACATCCTCACGGAACTCGGAGCCGCCCAGGTGCGGCTGCGTGTCACCCTGTCCTACTTCATCGAGCCCAACCCTGGTCGACGAGGGTGGAAGCGCCGCTACAGCTACGCATCCCACGGCGTCCGATTCGATCTTCGCCGGCCGACAGAGTCCTCGGTTGAGTTCCAGAAACGCGTCAACCAGAAGGCCCGGGAGGCGGGGGAACCGCGATCCACCTCGACCAGTGACAGCGACAAGTGGTTCTTCGGCGCAGAACATCGGAGCGCGCCAGGATCGCTGCACGCCGATGTCTGGACAGGCAACGCAGCCGACCTGGCGCAGAGAAGCGAACTCGCCGTCTTTCCAGTGACGGGATGGTGGAAGGAAAATCCCGGCCGGGACAACAGCGACAACGGCGCCCGGTACGCGCTTGTCGTCTCGATCGAGACTCCGGAACAGGACGTTGACATCTGGACACCGGTAGCTCAACAGATCCAGGTGCTGACCACAGTCGCGGTCACCACCTGA